The following proteins are co-located in the Accipiter gentilis chromosome 27, bAccGen1.1, whole genome shotgun sequence genome:
- the ABITRAM gene encoding protein Abitram — MAAGGAERYFTRWYKPDVKGRPCEDFCVLQHSNRICVITLAEAHPLLQSGKTIKSINYQISANCSRLQNKVSGKSKRGAQFLTELAPLCRISSSDGEEYTIYSCIRGRLIEVNENILSNPAILQEKPSTEGYIAVVLPKFEESKSITQGLLTQKEYEEVLLKRLNSSS; from the exons atggcggcgggcggcgccgaGCGGTACTTTACGCGCTGGTACAAGCCAG ACGTGAAGGGGCGGCCGTGCGAGGACTTCTGCGTGCTGCAGCACTCCAACAG AATCTGTGTCATTACCTTGGCAGAAGCCCATCCTCTTCTTCAAAgtggaaaaacaattaaaagcatTAATTACCAAATCAGTGCCAACTGTAGCAGACTCCAGAATAAGGTCTCTGGGAAGTCAAAAAGG ggAGCTCAGTTTTTAACAGAACTCGCCCCTCTGTGTAGGATATCTTCATCAGATGGAGAGGAATACACCATTTATAG TTGTATACGAGGGCGACTGATAGAAGTGAATGAAAACATTCTTAGCAATCCCGCTATTCTGCAAGAAAAG CCATCAACCGAGGGATACATTGCAGTGGTTCTACCCAAATTTGAAGAAAGCAAGAGTATAACTCAAGGACTTCTGACGCAGAAGGAGTACGAGGAAGTTTTGTTGAAACGTCTTAATTCTTCTTCATGA